A genomic region of Oceanococcus atlanticus contains the following coding sequences:
- a CDS encoding DUF6776 family protein, translated as MTVSSPGRRARLLRYATVALAGAVAGGLLTYGVMPESFDDAVPEELVGADCPAQLSALQRQRRQLSEELAYVKQSVIVEQEACFELRDSLSEQVAEVGKLNEQLAFYRGIVAPEQNLAGVRIHKAEIMPLYGRDYQFRLTLLQPVRQSSDAKGMLKLHLEGLKKDVMLALPLRDIALGEKTPALYEFRYYVEVFGQFRLPSDYRPLRLVAEAIPEERGLKPVSQTFVWAEILKPEAAEESNP; from the coding sequence GTGACGGTATCCAGTCCCGGGCGTCGCGCACGTCTGCTGCGTTACGCGACCGTCGCGCTGGCCGGGGCGGTCGCGGGTGGTTTGCTCACCTACGGCGTCATGCCGGAATCATTTGATGATGCCGTGCCTGAAGAGTTGGTTGGTGCCGACTGCCCGGCTCAGCTCAGCGCATTGCAGCGTCAGCGCCGTCAGCTCAGCGAAGAGCTGGCCTACGTGAAGCAGTCGGTTATCGTCGAGCAGGAAGCCTGTTTCGAGTTGCGCGACAGTCTCAGCGAGCAGGTTGCCGAGGTTGGCAAGCTGAATGAACAGCTCGCGTTTTACCGCGGTATCGTGGCACCCGAACAAAATCTGGCGGGTGTGCGTATACACAAGGCAGAGATCATGCCGCTGTATGGGCGCGACTATCAGTTTCGTCTGACCTTGCTGCAGCCAGTACGGCAGTCATCAGATGCCAAGGGCATGCTGAAGTTGCATCTGGAAGGGCTGAAGAAAGACGTGATGCTGGCTTTGCCGCTGCGTGACATCGCGCTCGGTGAGAAAACGCCGGCTTTGTATGAGTTTCGCTATTATGTCGAGGTATTTGGCCAGTTTCGCCTCCCGTCTGATTATCGGCCCTTGAGATTGGTCGCCGAGGCCATACCTGAAGAGCGAGGGCTGAAACCGGTCAGCCAAACCTTTGTCTGGGCGGAAATTCTCAAGCCCGAGGCCGCTGAAGAGAGCAACCCATGA